A window from Streptomyces subrutilus encodes these proteins:
- a CDS encoding PIG-L deacetylase family protein — protein sequence MTAGTPGTARAAGAAGTPQGAPAADPIQAPGTPEHRWRAWHGFAGLPAADLPVRGRVVVVAAHPDDEVLGAGGTLALLARAGLALTVVSVTDGERSHPGSTRVTPDALAAVRAAELRRALDALGATDAEVVRLAVPDTRLAHHEEQVAAALAPLLDGARLCLAPWTGDVHGDHEAAGRAATAAARAAAVTCWTYPVWMWHWARPGDPAVPWDAAVAVRLPPGTAARKRRAVRHFVSQTAPLGPDPADAAVLPPEELAHHLRDIEVFFT from the coding sequence GTGACGGCGGGCACGCCCGGGACGGCAAGGGCCGCCGGGGCCGCCGGGACGCCGCAGGGTGCGCCGGCCGCCGACCCGATCCAGGCGCCCGGCACCCCGGAGCACCGCTGGCGGGCCTGGCACGGCTTCGCCGGGCTGCCGGCGGCCGACCTGCCCGTGCGCGGCCGGGTGGTGGTCGTGGCGGCCCACCCCGACGACGAGGTGCTGGGAGCCGGCGGCACCCTGGCCCTCCTCGCCCGCGCCGGTCTCGCCCTCACGGTGGTCTCCGTCACCGACGGCGAGCGCTCCCACCCCGGCAGCACCCGCGTCACCCCGGACGCGCTGGCGGCCGTCCGGGCCGCCGAACTGCGCCGCGCGCTCGACGCGCTGGGCGCGACGGACGCCGAGGTGGTGCGCCTGGCCGTGCCCGACACCCGGCTGGCGCACCACGAGGAGCAGGTCGCCGCGGCGCTGGCGCCGCTCCTCGACGGCGCCCGGCTGTGCCTGGCGCCGTGGACCGGCGACGTGCACGGCGACCACGAGGCCGCCGGGCGGGCCGCGACGGCGGCGGCCCGGGCCGCCGCCGTCACCTGCTGGACGTACCCGGTCTGGATGTGGCACTGGGCCCGGCCCGGCGACCCCGCCGTTCCCTGGGACGCGGCCGTCGCGGTCCGTCTGCCCCCCGGGACCGCGGCCCGCAAACGCCGGGCCGTACGGCACTTCGTCAGCCAGACCGCACCCCTGGGACCGGACCCGGCCGACGCGGCCGTCCTGCCGCCCGAGGAGCTCGCCCACCACCTGCGCGACATCGAGGTGTTCTTCACGTGA
- a CDS encoding SAM-dependent methyltransferase produces MTDQSTPASYFDALYDRAEDPWHLAERPYERRKYDLTLAALPQERYRRAFEPACSVGELTHRLAARCDALLACDRVAPAVATARRRTAGQPHVEVRQLTVPAQWPDGTFDLVVLSELLYYLDAATVRTLLERTVEALEPGGTLVTVHWNHPVPEHLATGTGIARSLAATPGLHLLADHREDDFVLQVHQRLLPDGSRPATPAEREGLV; encoded by the coding sequence GTGACCGACCAGTCCACCCCGGCCTCGTACTTCGACGCCCTGTACGACCGCGCCGAGGACCCCTGGCACCTCGCCGAACGCCCCTACGAGCGCCGCAAGTACGACCTGACCCTCGCCGCCCTGCCGCAGGAGCGCTACCGCCGCGCCTTCGAACCGGCCTGCTCGGTCGGGGAACTGACCCACCGCCTGGCGGCCCGCTGCGACGCGCTCCTCGCCTGCGACCGGGTCGCCCCGGCGGTCGCGACCGCCCGGCGCCGCACGGCCGGGCAGCCGCACGTGGAGGTCCGGCAACTGACCGTGCCCGCGCAGTGGCCCGACGGAACCTTCGACCTGGTCGTACTCTCCGAGCTGCTCTACTACCTCGACGCGGCGACCGTACGGACCCTGCTGGAGCGCACCGTCGAGGCGCTCGAACCGGGCGGGACCCTGGTGACCGTCCACTGGAACCACCCCGTCCCCGAGCACCTCGCCACCGGGACCGGCATCGCGCGGAGCCTGGCCGCGACCCCCGGCCTGCACCTGCTGGCGGACCACCGCGAGGACGACTTCGTCCTCCAGGTCCACCAGCGCCTCCTCCCGGACGGCAGCCGGCCGGCGACCCCCGCCGAGCGGGAAGGGCTGGTGTGA
- a CDS encoding glycosyltransferase, translating to MTVRAARPRASLEAVAVVVPAHDEEDLLPAALAALRTAARHPALARVRVLTVVVADACRDDTASLAREAGATVVTGRFRNPGRARALGVRRALRELGGPAARTWIATTDADSEVPPGWLAHHLARAREGWEAVVGTVVLPRTSPLADRLRARYEETRPPGGEWRHPHVHGANLGVGAAAYRSVGGFPPLASGEDHALVDALKRAGHRVLPTALCPVLTSPRVRGRARGGFADDLAALGPCPGHPEEA from the coding sequence GTGACCGTCCGCGCGGCACGGCCCCGTGCGTCCCTCGAAGCCGTGGCCGTCGTGGTCCCCGCCCACGACGAGGAGGACCTGCTGCCGGCCGCGCTCGCCGCCCTGCGCACCGCCGCCCGGCACCCGGCCCTGGCCCGCGTACGGGTGCTGACCGTGGTCGTCGCGGACGCGTGCCGCGACGACACCGCGTCCCTGGCCCGCGAGGCCGGAGCCACCGTCGTCACCGGCCGCTTCCGCAACCCGGGCCGGGCCCGCGCCCTCGGCGTCCGCCGGGCCCTGCGGGAGCTCGGCGGACCGGCCGCCCGCACCTGGATCGCCACCACCGACGCCGACAGCGAAGTCCCCCCGGGCTGGCTCGCGCACCACCTCGCCCGGGCCCGGGAGGGCTGGGAGGCGGTCGTCGGCACCGTGGTCCTGCCCCGCACCTCGCCGCTCGCCGACCGGCTCCGGGCCCGCTACGAGGAGACCCGGCCGCCGGGCGGGGAGTGGCGCCACCCCCACGTCCACGGGGCCAACCTCGGAGTCGGCGCGGCGGCCTACCGGTCCGTCGGCGGCTTCCCACCCCTCGCGTCCGGCGAGGACCACGCCCTGGTGGACGCGCTGAAACGGGCCGGTCACCGGGTCCTGCCCACGGCGCTCTGCCCGGTCCTCACCTCCCCGCGCGTCCGCGGCCGCGCCCGTGGCGGCTTCGCCGACGACCTGGCGGCCCTGGGCCCGTGCCCCGGGCATCCCGAGGAGGCCTGA
- a CDS encoding acyl-CoA dehydrogenase has protein sequence MDEVREEAAADFAQCVADLASGALDLPLPGGGRTADRFRALASVARRDLSLVRLVEGHADALAILAELGGPEAGPRERWGVWAAEPPGQGLTASRGDRGWVLDGLKRYCSGAHSCTRALVTATAEDGRRLFAVTTGAAPGAGPGAGRCRPVEGSWQALGMAASDSADVVFEDVPAVPVGGVEAYVDRPGFQHGGIGVAACWYGGARAVADLLGRTAARRGPDPLTDAHLGAVDMRLHAAAAVLARAAAEIDADPGDAGGTARRRSLRVRAFVESVCADVLTHVGRATGAEPLCHDPSHTRHATDLAVYVRQHHGERNLAELGRLVAGTDQR, from the coding sequence ATGGACGAGGTCCGCGAGGAGGCCGCTGCGGACTTCGCGCAGTGCGTCGCCGACCTCGCCTCGGGCGCACTGGACCTCCCGCTGCCGGGCGGCGGCCGGACCGCCGACCGGTTCCGGGCGCTTGCCTCGGTGGCGCGGCGGGACCTCTCGCTGGTCCGCCTGGTGGAGGGCCACGCGGACGCGCTGGCGATCCTCGCGGAGCTCGGCGGGCCGGAGGCGGGCCCCCGGGAGCGCTGGGGCGTGTGGGCCGCCGAGCCCCCGGGGCAGGGGCTCACCGCGTCCCGCGGCGACCGCGGCTGGGTGCTCGACGGGCTGAAGCGCTACTGCTCGGGGGCGCACAGCTGCACCCGGGCCCTGGTGACGGCCACGGCAGAGGACGGCCGTCGCCTCTTCGCCGTCACCACCGGTGCGGCGCCGGGGGCGGGCCCGGGCGCCGGGCGGTGCCGGCCCGTGGAGGGCAGCTGGCAGGCGCTGGGCATGGCTGCCAGCGACAGCGCCGACGTGGTGTTCGAGGACGTGCCCGCGGTGCCGGTGGGGGGCGTGGAGGCGTACGTGGACCGGCCCGGGTTCCAGCACGGCGGCATCGGGGTGGCGGCCTGCTGGTACGGCGGCGCCCGCGCCGTCGCGGACCTCCTCGGCCGTACGGCGGCACGGCGCGGGCCCGATCCCCTCACCGACGCCCATCTGGGCGCCGTCGACATGCGGTTGCACGCCGCGGCGGCCGTCCTGGCCCGGGCCGCGGCGGAGATCGACGCCGACCCCGGTGACGCCGGGGGCACGGCCCGGCGGCGCAGCCTGCGGGTGCGGGCCTTCGTCGAATCGGTCTGCGCCGACGTCCTGACCCACGTCGGACGGGCCACCGGCGCCGAACCGCTGTGCCACGACCCGTCCCACACGCGGCACGCCACCGACCTCGCCGTCTACGTCCGCCAGCACCACGGCGAGCGCAACCTGGCCGAACTGGGCCGGCTGGTCGCCGGTACGGACCAGCGGTGA
- a CDS encoding helix-turn-helix transcriptional regulator, whose amino-acid sequence MELEQLLTRRDRGVTIRLLDTLMAAGLVRQAGTNRFAAANPTDVSGRLLKGWEDRLQGAQLDLLRMRGQLAELALIHATQQRTLHGPPLERVESPAEVNRILDLAAGECEREVLSAQPGGARPARELGGARDRDRDLLERGVRLRTLYQHAARFHPPTVGYAAEMARLGGEFRTVTSDLPRCLVLDRTLLVVPLHGAPGGALIVRSPDLVGFAADVFDVLWTAGEALGKAREKAFLQDIAEQTKRSVLQHLVQGEDDRATARALGISVRTCQRHVSDLMRRLGATSRLQLGYLAHRHGLLDPEPPTAP is encoded by the coding sequence TTGGAACTGGAGCAGCTGCTGACCCGGCGGGACCGCGGCGTGACCATCCGGCTCCTCGACACGCTCATGGCGGCCGGCCTGGTCCGCCAGGCCGGCACCAACCGGTTTGCGGCAGCCAACCCGACGGACGTCTCCGGCCGACTACTCAAGGGCTGGGAGGACCGGCTGCAGGGGGCCCAGCTCGACCTGCTGCGCATGCGCGGACAGCTCGCCGAGCTCGCCCTCATCCACGCCACCCAGCAGCGGACCCTCCACGGGCCGCCCCTGGAGCGGGTCGAGTCCCCGGCGGAGGTGAACCGCATCCTCGACCTGGCCGCCGGCGAGTGCGAGCGCGAAGTGCTCAGCGCCCAGCCCGGCGGCGCGCGACCGGCCCGGGAACTGGGCGGAGCCCGCGACCGCGACCGCGACCTGCTCGAACGGGGGGTCCGGCTGCGGACCCTCTACCAGCACGCCGCCCGCTTCCACCCCCCGACGGTGGGCTACGCCGCCGAGATGGCCCGCCTGGGCGGCGAGTTCCGGACGGTCACGAGCGACCTGCCCCGCTGCCTGGTCCTCGACCGGACGCTGCTGGTCGTCCCGCTGCACGGCGCCCCCGGCGGCGCCCTGATCGTGCGCAGCCCGGACCTCGTCGGCTTCGCCGCCGACGTGTTCGACGTGCTCTGGACGGCGGGCGAGGCCCTCGGCAAGGCCCGCGAGAAGGCGTTCCTCCAGGACATCGCGGAGCAGACGAAGCGTTCGGTGCTCCAGCACCTGGTCCAGGGCGAGGACGACCGGGCCACCGCCCGGGCCCTGGGCATCTCGGTGCGCACCTGCCAGCGCCACGTCTCCGACCTCATGCGCCGCCTCGGCGCCACCAGCCGCCTCCAACTCGGCTACCTGGCCCACCGCCACGGCCTCCTCGACCCCGAACCCCCCACCGCCCCCTGA